GTCGGTCATCGCCGAGAAACTCCTGGACAACGGCTTCGGCCTGCTCGTGGTCGACATCGACGGCGAGTACTACGGCCTCAAGGAGGAGTACGAGATCCTCCACGTCGGCGCCGACGAGGAGTGCGACATCCAGGTCACCGTCGAGCACGCCGAGAAGATCGCGTCGCTGGCGCTGGAGGAGAACGTCCCGATCATCCTCGACATCTCGTCGTTCCTCGACCTGGAGGAGGCCGAGGACCTCCTGACCGAGGTCGCGCGACACATGTTCGCGAAGGCCAAAAAGCAGAAGCAACCGTACCTGCTGCTCGTCGAGGAGTGTCACGAGTGGATGCCCGAGAAGGGCTCGATGGGCGAGGTCGGTCAGATGATGATCAAGATCGGCAAGCGCGGCCGCAAGCACGGCCTCGGGATGGTCGGGATCAGCCAGCGGCCGGCCGACGTCAAGAAGGACTACATCACGCAGTGCGACTGGCTCGTCTGGCACCGGCTGACCTGGAACAACGACACCAAGGTGGTCGGCCGGATCATCGACAATGAGTACGCCGACGCCGTCGAGGACTTAGACGACGGCGAGGCGTTCCTGATGACCGACTGGTCCGAGACGATCCGCCGGGTCCAGTTCCACCGCAAGCAGACCTTCGACGCCGGCGCCACGCCCGGCCTGGACGACTTCGAGCGCCCGGAACTGAAGTCCGTCAGCGAGGACCTCGTCTCCGAACTGACCGAGATCAGCGACGAGAAGGAGGAGACGGAGGACCGCATCAGGGAGCTCCGGGAGATGCTCGACGAGAAGAACTCCCGCATCGCCGAACTGGAGACGGAGTTGCAGGACGCGCGCGACCTCTCGCGGATGGCCGAGCAGTTCACGGAGGCGCTACTCGACCACGTCGAGGGGTACAACCCCGGTCGCACCGAGCAGGAGCGGATGCGCCAGCGCCGCCTCTCCGAGATCGAACCGGACGACGGTGCGACCGGCGGCGACCCGGCGGGCGCTCGCTCGAACGGCGACGCCGCGGCGACCGAGACCGGCGGTCCGCCGACTCCGGACGCGGACGGAGCGGAGATCGCACCGAACGCGCCCGCGGACCCCGACGCCGCGGCCGACGCGGAGGCGGCGATGGCGGCCGCGGCGAACGGGGCGACCACGGACGCCGCTGACGCCGCGGTCGACGACGCTTCGAACCCGGACGACGAAGTCGATGCGGGCGACGCGACCGGCGACGGAGAGGCTGCCGCGGACGCCGAACCCGCACGACCGGACGAGACCAACACCGACGCGGACCCCGCCGACCGGACCTCCGGCGGCGGCCTCGGAGACGCCTTCGGAAACTTCGCCGAGGACGGGCCCGCCATCGCCGGCGGGGCGGACGGCGGTCCGTCGGGCGACGGCGACGGCGGAGCGGCCGCCGAGTCCGGCGGGGAGCCGACCGTGGCCGCGATCGTCGGGGGCGACGCCGGTGCCGAGTCGAGCGCGACGGCCTCGGTCGCGGACGACGGGGTCGCGGCCGACGGCTTCGACGCCTCCGAGCACGTCGACGAGGACGGCGCGGTCGAGCGCCACGTCATCGACCTGATCACGGAGGTCAAGGAGATGAACGTCACCGCCCGGCGGATGCTGGCCTATTACGTCGAGCAGGGGCCGGACACGCCGCTGAACGCTCACTTCTCGGTGGGGGGCTCCGGCGACCGCACCGGCGCGTACTCGAACAACCGGGAACTGCGGCTGTCGGGCTTCGTCGAGCACGTCGGCCGCGGCCAGTACGACGCGCGGCTGCCCGACCTCGTCCGCGAGGGCGTCGACCGCACGCTGGAGCCCGACCGGGTCGAGCGGATGGTCGGACGCCTGGAGCGTGTGATCACCGGAGAGTAACCGTCGCAGAAGCGATTCCTCTTACAGCGGTTCGACCAGGTCCTCCAGCGCCGCCCGCGGATCGTCGGCCTTGGCGACCCCGCTGGCCAGGAGGACGCCGGAGGCCCCGAGGTCGCCGGCGGCGACGACGTCGTCGCCCGTGGAGATGCCGGCGCCGCAGAGCACGTCCACGTCCTCGTCGACAGCCGCGGCGGCCTCGACAGCACCGGTGACGACGTCGGGGTCGGCCTGGCTGACGGGCGTGCCCGTGCCGATCAGCTCCGGCGGCTCGACGGCGACGGCGTCCGGGCCGAGCGCCGCGGCGGCGGCGATCTGGTCTGGGTTGTTCGCGCAGACGATGGTCTCCAGGTCGGTCCGCTCGGCCGCCTCCAGCGAGGCGTCGATGTCCGCGAGCTTCAGCCGGTTCTCGGAGTGGTTGAGCAGCGTGCCGACGGCACCCGCGTCCGCGGCGGCCTCGGCGAGCGTGCTGCCGGTGTGGCTGCCGTGCTCGACGGGGCTGACGTGCTGGGCCCACGTCTCGACGCCCGTCTCGGCGACGGCGTCGATGTGGGCGGCCTGGGGCGCGACGGCGACTCTGACGCCGGACGCCTCGCTGACCTCGCGCGCGGCCTCGGCGACCTCGATCGGATCACACGGATACGCCTTCAGGTTGACGAGAACGAACATACCCGGGACACCGAACGGCTCCGCTATATACGTTGTGCGACGAGACCGATCCGTCAGCGAGGGGACCGGTACCGCGCGACGCGACGGCCGGGCGTTCGGCACCGCGAGGCGTCGCTAGCGACGCGAAGTCGCGGCCGACCGTAGCGCGATGAGAGTCCCGTCAGCTCCGGATCGGCGATCCGCAACTCGCCGTCGAGCAACGCCCCACCAGCGCGAGACGTGCGAAGGAGCGTCAGTCCTTGCGCTTGACGACGTCGCCGAGCGTGTACTCGCCGCTGGAGGAGCCCCCGCTCCACTCGGCGTCCTCGTCGCCGCTGCCGCCGGCGCTGAGTTCGACCCCGAGAGCGTTCTCCAGCTTCTCCTGGACGTCGTCGCTGGGGAGCATGTCGCCCTGTTCGAGCTTGCGGATCAGGCTGGCCTTCTCGTTGAGCTGGTCGGCCAGGTCCTCCTGGCTGAGACCCTCGGACTCGCGGGCCTGCCGGATCCGGTCGTCGTAGTCCTGGACGATCTCGTCCATCTCGTCGAACATGTCCCGGCGGCGACCGCCACCGGAGCCGCTGGACCCACCCGTGGAACCGCCCGAGGAGCCCCCGGAGCTACCCCCGCCGCTCCCCGAGGAGCTGCTGGTGGAGTACTTCGTCGAGGTGCTCGACGCGTCCTCCGTGCGGACCTCCGTACCGAACTCGGTGCACTCGTCGCAGACGTCCAGTTCCGCGCCTTCGATCTTGACCCGGTTCGGGGAGGCGACGTCCGTCCCGCACATCTCACACTGAACCATGTGCGCGCGTTCGGTGCCGCCGGGTATAAAACGCACGCCGTCAGGGAAGTGCCCGCATCGAGTAGTAGAACCGCTGGAGGGCGGTGAAGTGGCCGACGACCGCGAGGAAGACGAGCAGCCAGCCGACGGGGCCGAGGCCGTAGGCGAGGGCGCCGACGAACGGCGCGACGAACGCGGTCAGGCCGATCAGCGCCAGGCGGTCGGCGCGGCCGACGACGCCGCCGTACACCCGGTCGAGGTCGACGGCCTGGGCCTGGGTGCCGAGGTAGGAGGTCATCAGCACGCCCGTCACCGCGGCCAGGCCGAGGTCGTAGCGGGCGATGCCGGCCGCCAGGCCGACGAGCATCACGATGTCGGCGTACCGGTCGAGCACGTGGTCGAGCAGGTCGCCCGCCCGCGAGGAGGTCGACGTCTCGCGCGCGAGCGCGCCGTCCAGCAGGTCCAGCCAGCCGTTCAGGAAGACGAGGGCCGCGCCCGCGAGGTACCACGACGGGTCGGCGCCGCCCAGGTAGAAGGCCGTCCCGGCCCCGACGGCCATCAGGAACGCCACGACGCTGATCCCGTCCGGCGTGAGTCCGATCCTGGCGGCGGCGCCGACGAAGGGATCGAGCATGCGGTCCGCGAGGGGCCTGAGTCTGTCCAGCGTCATATCCAGTCCACGAACGAGACCTCGCCGGCGCTCGGTTCGCGCTCCCCGTCGATCACGGCCGCGATCTCGGCGGCGACGGCGTCGGGGTCGCGGTCCGTCGTGTCGACCTCGTAGACGGCGTCGCGGCCGTGGCGCTCGACGGCCGCCGAGAGGATCACGTCCAGCGCCTCGCTCTCGGCGTTCTCCAGCGCCTTCTCCTCCGGTTCGCCTCGATCGGTGATGCGGTCGACGACGGCGTCGGGGTGGGCTCGCAGGACGACGACGCGGTCGGCGTCGAAGTTGTGCGCGAGGTGGGAGTCGACGACGGCGTCGTCGCGGCCGTCGAGCCACTCCGCGACGGCCTCCATGTCGGCGACGAGGCTGTCGCGCTCCTCGTCGACGCCCTCCGAGAGGCCCTCCTCGCGGATGACGTCGTTGAGGTGGATCACGTCGAGGTCGGTCTCGAGGCGCTCGGTCGCCGTCGTCTTCCCCGTTCCGGGGGTGCCCGTCACCGCGACGCGCATCAGGATCGCACCTCCGTCGCTCGCGTCGCCGTCATCCGTCGACCACCCCGTTGAGCACGTCGACCGCGCGGCGGGCGTCCTCGCGCGTGCCGCAGGTGACGCGGACGCACTCCGGCAGGCCGAAGCTGGAGCAGTCCCGGACGATGACGCCCTCGCGCTGGGCCGCGTCGGCGACGGCCGCGGCGTCGCCCACCTCGGCGAGGACAAAGTTGCCCCCGCTCTCCCACGTACGGGCGTCGAGGTTCTCGCGGTAGTACTCGCGCGCCCAGCGGGCGGTCTTGACGGTCTCCTCGACGTGCTCGTCGTCCTCCAGCGCGGCGAGGCCGGCGCGGCAGGCCAACTCGCTCGCGGCGAACGGCGTGTTGATGCGAGCGTAGGCGTCGGCCCACTCCTCGGGGACGACGGCGTAGCCCAGGCGGACGCCGGCCAGGCCGTAGAGCTTCGAGAACGTCTGCAGGAGGGCCACGTCGTCGCGCTCGGAGAGCAGCGGGCGCTTGCTCGGCCGCTCGGTGAAGGCGCCGTAGGCCTCGTCGACGACGATCAGGGTCTCCTCGTCGGTCTCCTCGGCGAGCCGCTCGACCTCCTCGGTCGGCATCTCCGAGCCCGTGGGGTTGTGCGGGCTCGTGACGTAGACGATGCGCTCGCCGTCGTAGTCCGCGAGGACGGTCTCGGCGGTCTGGGCGAAGTCGTCGTCCTTCGAGAGGGCGTACTCCCGGACGGTGCCGTGGTGGTACCGCGCGCTCATCGGGTAGTAGGCGAAGCCCGGGTCGGGCACGAGCACCGGGTCGCCCGGTTCGAGCATCGCCCGCGCGAGGTAGTCCAGCGCGCCGTCGCCGCCGTTGGCGAGCCAGATCTGCTCGTCGTCGACGTCCCATTCGCCGGCGAGGGCCGCCGTGAGATCCGCGTGGGAGGCCTTCGGGTAGGAGTGCATGGCGGCCGCGGACTCGCGGATGGCCTCGACGGCGCGCGGGCTGGGGCCGAACATGTTCTCGTTCGACGAGAGCTTCACGAGGTCGTCCGGGTCCAGACCGAGGTCCCGGGCGACCTCCTCGATCCCCCGCCCCGCCCGGTAGACGGCGTGGTCGGAGAGGTCCCGTGGTTGCATGGGCGGAGGAAGCAGACCCCGACGCTTAAACGTGACCACACGTGGGCACGGGCTCACACACACTCGTGCCCCGGTCCGCGGACCTCAGCGGCTGACGGGGTTCGCGACGTGGACGTACCGCACGCGGACGCCGACGTCGAGGTCCGTGCCGTCGGTCACGGCCTCGCCCACCTCCTCGGCGAGTTGCGGGTAGTGTTCGCCCGGCGGGACGCCGAGTTCCACGACGACGCGCTGTGGCGGATGCGTCACGGCCGTCGGTTTCTTGACGACCCTGACGCTCCGGACCGTGACGTCCTCGTACCGCGAGTCGTCGATCGCCCGACGCACGTCGTCGTCGACCTGCGTCTCCAGTTGCGATCCCTGGATCTTCGAGTTCGTGGTCACGAACAGGGGCACGGACACGGCGAGGATCGCCAGCAGCAGGACCGTCGACCGCTTGAGCAGCGTCCTGCGCGTCTCCTCGATACCCAGCCACGTCGGCGGCCGGTACCCGAGGTACCAGAACACGCCCAGGCCGGCGAGGTTGATGGCGAGTACGTTCACGACGACGAGGATGCCGGCGTCGATGGCGACGACCGGGAGGTCCCAGGCGATGCCGATCCCCGCCGTGGCCGCCGGGGGCACGAGCGCGGCGGCGATCATCACGCCGATGATGGCGTTCTTGGTACGCGTCGCGAGGCTCAGTACGCCCGCCGCGCCGGCCGCGAGCGCGAGGATCAGCGACAGGATGTCCGGAGACAGCCGCGACGCGATCTGCGCCGTGTTCGCGACGGCTTTGCCCGGCGGGGCGATCGAGGTGATCCGGAGGAGCCACGCGAACACCGACGCGCTCGCCACCGCGGCTAGCACGCCCCCGACCTGGTAGACCACGCCCTTTCGGAACAGCGACTGATCGTCGACGACGGTGCCCACGGTCGAACTCAGCGCCGGCCCGAGAAG
This genomic interval from Halomicrobium urmianum contains the following:
- a CDS encoding multiprotein bridging factor aMBF1; amino-acid sequence: MVQCEMCGTDVASPNRVKIEGAELDVCDECTEFGTEVRTEDASSTSTKYSTSSSSGSGGGSSGGSSGGSTGGSSGSGGGRRRDMFDEMDEIVQDYDDRIRQARESEGLSQEDLADQLNEKASLIRKLEQGDMLPSDDVQEKLENALGVELSAGGSGDEDAEWSGGSSSGEYTLGDVVKRKD
- a CDS encoding helicase HerA domain-containing protein, translated to MAETEEITVATTSAGVGGSAEPGRSVDLPVVELLTGRGFVTGKSGSGKSNTASVIAEKLLDNGFGLLVVDIDGEYYGLKEEYEILHVGADEECDIQVTVEHAEKIASLALEENVPIILDISSFLDLEEAEDLLTEVARHMFAKAKKQKQPYLLLVEECHEWMPEKGSMGEVGQMMIKIGKRGRKHGLGMVGISQRPADVKKDYITQCDWLVWHRLTWNNDTKVVGRIIDNEYADAVEDLDDGEAFLMTDWSETIRRVQFHRKQTFDAGATPGLDDFERPELKSVSEDLVSELTEISDEKEETEDRIRELREMLDEKNSRIAELETELQDARDLSRMAEQFTEALLDHVEGYNPGRTEQERMRQRRLSEIEPDDGATGGDPAGARSNGDAAATETGGPPTPDADGAEIAPNAPADPDAAADAEAAMAAAANGATTDAADAAVDDASNPDDEVDAGDATGDGEAAADAEPARPDETNTDADPADRTSGGGLGDAFGNFAEDGPAIAGGADGGPSGDGDGGAAAESGGEPTVAAIVGGDAGAESSATASVADDGVAADGFDASEHVDEDGAVERHVIDLITEVKEMNVTARRMLAYYVEQGPDTPLNAHFSVGGSGDRTGAYSNNRELRLSGFVEHVGRGQYDARLPDLVREGVDRTLEPDRVERMVGRLERVITGE
- the tpiA gene encoding triose-phosphate isomerase, with translation MFVLVNLKAYPCDPIEVAEAAREVSEASGVRVAVAPQAAHIDAVAETGVETWAQHVSPVEHGSHTGSTLAEAAADAGAVGTLLNHSENRLKLADIDASLEAAERTDLETIVCANNPDQIAAAAALGPDAVAVEPPELIGTGTPVSQADPDVVTGAVEAAAAVDEDVDVLCGAGISTGDDVVAAGDLGASGVLLASGVAKADDPRAALEDLVEPL
- a CDS encoding CDP-alcohol phosphatidyltransferase family protein, which gives rise to MTLDRLRPLADRMLDPFVGAAARIGLTPDGISVVAFLMAVGAGTAFYLGGADPSWYLAGAALVFLNGWLDLLDGALARETSTSSRAGDLLDHVLDRYADIVMLVGLAAGIARYDLGLAAVTGVLMTSYLGTQAQAVDLDRVYGGVVGRADRLALIGLTAFVAPFVGALAYGLGPVGWLLVFLAVVGHFTALQRFYYSMRALP
- a CDS encoding adenylate kinase family protein; protein product: MRVAVTGTPGTGKTTATERLETDLDVIHLNDVIREEGLSEGVDEERDSLVADMEAVAEWLDGRDDAVVDSHLAHNFDADRVVVLRAHPDAVVDRITDRGEPEEKALENAESEALDVILSAAVERHGRDAVYEVDTTDRDPDAVAAEIAAVIDGEREPSAGEVSFVDWI
- the hisC gene encoding histidinol-phosphate transaminase; this encodes MQPRDLSDHAVYRAGRGIEEVARDLGLDPDDLVKLSSNENMFGPSPRAVEAIRESAAAMHSYPKASHADLTAALAGEWDVDDEQIWLANGGDGALDYLARAMLEPGDPVLVPDPGFAYYPMSARYHHGTVREYALSKDDDFAQTAETVLADYDGERIVYVTSPHNPTGSEMPTEEVERLAEETDEETLIVVDEAYGAFTERPSKRPLLSERDDVALLQTFSKLYGLAGVRLGYAVVPEEWADAYARINTPFAASELACRAGLAALEDDEHVEETVKTARWAREYYRENLDARTWESGGNFVLAEVGDAAAVADAAQREGVIVRDCSSFGLPECVRVTCGTREDARRAVDVLNGVVDG
- a CDS encoding TIGR00341 family protein, coding for MRLVELALPSDVVPAVKRTLDDEGIDYYTIRETSGKGYDTIVHFSVETPALEPVLHRLYEAGLRAEDHGVIVDVETDLLTEIWRDHVSESHVGHHARIADAELQTQAANQIMDPYSFVQMTVLSALVATVGLILDSAAAIIGAMVIAPLLGPALSSTVGTVVDDQSLFRKGVVYQVGGVLAAVASASVFAWLLRITSIAPPGKAVANTAQIASRLSPDILSLILALAAGAAGVLSLATRTKNAIIGVMIAAALVPPAATAGIGIAWDLPVVAIDAGILVVVNVLAINLAGLGVFWYLGYRPPTWLGIEETRRTLLKRSTVLLLAILAVSVPLFVTTNSKIQGSQLETQVDDDVRRAIDDSRYEDVTVRSVRVVKKPTAVTHPPQRVVVELGVPPGEHYPQLAEEVGEAVTDGTDLDVGVRVRYVHVANPVSR